From the Triticum dicoccoides isolate Atlit2015 ecotype Zavitan unplaced genomic scaffold, WEW_v2.0 scaffold5144, whole genome shotgun sequence genome, the window CTGCGGTGGCGGCGGGCGCCGTGACGACCTCGCGACGGCACATGGGACAGCTCTCTTTCTCCTGCAGCCACCTCTCTACGCACCGCCCGTGGAACCGGTGCCCGCACGGTGTCTCCTTCCACGCTGCGGCGTCGTCCTCCTCCAAGCAGATCGGGCAGCTgagctcgtcgtcgtcgtcgtcggacgGCGCGTCCACCGTCTGCAGCGCCCCGGCCACCAACGCGGCCAACTCCGGGTCGTCTGGATCTCCCACGACGCCGAGGAACGCGGAGTCCTCGTGGCCTCCTTCTTCTTGTGGCAGGTCCATGGCAAGCGATGGCATCAAGCTAGCCATCGCGCGTGATGGTGAAGTGAAACCGGATCTGATCGTTGGAGATCGATGTTCGGGGAGGCAATGGGAATAAGCGAGCGTACGTGCGGCAGTTTACTTATAGT encodes:
- the LOC119346810 gene encoding E3 ubiquitin-protein ligase RNF181-like, encoding MASLMPSLAMDLPQEEGGHEDSAFLGVVGDPDDPELAALVAGALQTVDAPSDDDDDELSCPICLEEDDAAAWKETPCGHRFHGRCVERWLQEKESCPMCRREVVTAPAATADCTAAHLHFLWIAALGLHVFGDVPVDDMETDDDDDA